Proteins co-encoded in one Oncorhynchus kisutch isolate 150728-3 linkage group LG1, Okis_V2, whole genome shotgun sequence genomic window:
- the b3gnt2a gene encoding N-acetyllactosaminide beta-1,3-N-acetylglucosaminyltransferase 2 — translation MHGCRKKTRVLCVMMMLNVFVFILVGVSRNLGQDKGDQRKLRIPSKRFWRKQMTSEIFWNKEQQRLDYIYNPILMSGLTNDSLLELPDWLNDTRSPDPCQPDYSVTTQVKDYNSLPPRFQDFLLHMRCRSYPMIMDQPRVCESKPYLLLAVKSLAPHFDRRQAIRESWGRVGVLANRTVATVFLLGNASAVDHFPNLFGMLSHEARLYGDLLQWDYRDSFFNLTLKEVLFLDWFSQRCPNARFVFKGDDDVFVNTWRILDFLHNLPEIRARDLFIGDVITNAGPHRDKKLKYFIPESVFMGPYPPYAGGGGFLYSGELALQLHNISQQVALYPIDDVYTGMCLQKLGLVPEKHKGFRTFDIDEKYRGNPCAYKSLMLVHSRTPQEMIKIWAWLSDPELDCQ, via the coding sequence ATGCACGGCTGCCGGAAGAAAACCAGGGTGCTGTGTGTGATGATGATGCTCAACGTCTTTGTCTTCATCCTCGTGGGCGTGTCTCGGAACCTGGGCCAGGACAAGGGGGACCAGCGGAAGCTGCGCATTCCCTCTAAGAGGTTCTGGAGGAAGCAGATGACCAGCGAGATCTTTTGGAATAAGGAGCAGCAGAGGCTGGACTACATCTACAACCCCATCCTCATGTCAGGTTTGACCAATGACTCCCTCCTGGAGCTACCTGATTGGCTCAACGACACCAGGTCCCCGGACCCCTGCCAACCGGACTACAGCGTCACCACGCAGGTGAAGGACTACAACTCCCTGCCTCCCCGCTTCCAGGACTTCCTGCTGCACATGCGCTGCCGCTCGTATCCGATGATCATGGACCAGCCACGCGTGTGCGAGAGCAAACCCTACCTCCTGTTGGCTGTCAAGTCCCTGGCGCCTCACTTCGACCGGCGGCAGGCCATCCGGGAGTCGTGGGGGCGGGTGGGCGTTCTGGCCAATCGGACTGTAGCCACGGTCTTCCTCCTTGGCAATGCCTCGGCAGTCGACCACTTCCCCAACCTGTTTGGGATGCTCAGTCACGAGGCCAGACTTTATGGGGACCTCCTCCAGTGGGACTACCGAGACTCCTTCTTCAACCTCACCCTCAAAGAGGTGCTATTCCTGGACTGGTTCAGCCAGCGTTGCCCCAACGCCCGCTTTGTCTTCAAAGGGGATGATGACGTCTTCGTCAACACCTGGAGGATCTTAGACTTCCTCCACAATCTTCCAGAGATCAGGGCCAGGGATCTGTTCATAGGGGACGTAATCACCAACGCCGGTCCGCACCGGGACAAGAAGCTCAAGTACTTCATCCCAGAGAGTGTATTTATGGGGCCATACCCGCCTTACGCCGGAGGAGGAGGGTTCCTGTACTCTGGGGAACTGGCACTGCAGTTGCACAACATCTCCCAGCAGGTGGCGCTGTATCCTATTGATGATGTCTACACAGGGATGTGTCTCCAGAAGCTGGGCTTGGTCCCAGAGAAGCACAAGGGCTTCAGGACGTTTGACATTGACGAGAAATACAGGGGCAACCCGTGCGCGTATAAGAGCTTAATGCTCGTGCACAGCAGGACGCCGCAGGAGATGATCAAAATCTGGGCCTGGCTCAGCGATCCGGAATTGGACTGTCAGTGA